In one Epinephelus lanceolatus isolate andai-2023 chromosome 19, ASM4190304v1, whole genome shotgun sequence genomic region, the following are encoded:
- the LOC117269783 gene encoding uncharacterized protein LOC117269783, translating into MAYSTVQVHGSQLCGYVFNVGETVYRCRDCARGSQYLLCHDCLQSGIHKHHQYKIGFALTPGWFCDCGVMKAWRTGQWCTKHGPANSVVLRHPELRKLAQAVIGPLKSGLQSFNTVTDLLLSVNADVVYPGCQTFDEIRREIESMKQKLERSEQVAKQELLKLDGDTERLTAEQSWLAKEKQKREGELQKYRIELKSHQESLETNQEKLREARCRVKKAEEAYDDMSRRRDEAQTKRDVGIGLMAIPIFGWIAGSVLIGVGQVDMDQASDLMESARSEVREFESQEEMFSRNVSEYGSKISQTQANIQTTDDRIRQTEASLQDLSKKREVVADIQAKTRQAVRQLGRLSGVGSAAELQTRRLILLEPVMKVMEEMTSALGQITGDQLLHSEGIQSLMLDMRKNREKLFQLADTRDTHSDDDYY; encoded by the exons ATGGCGTATTCCACTGTACAGGTCCATGGCTCACAGCTATGTGGATATGTGTTCAATGTTGGAGAAACTGTCTACAGATGCAG GGACTGTGCCAGAGGCTCACAATATTTGCTGTGTCATGACTGCCTCCAGAGTGGCATACACAAACATCACCAGTATAAA ATAGGTTTTGCTCTCACACCTGGTTGGTTCTGTGACTGTGGAGTCATGAAGGCTTGGAGAACTGGACAGTGGTGCACCAAACACGGCCCAGCAAA CTCTGTAGTGCTGCGGCACCCGGAGTTGAGAAAACTGGCCCAAGCTGTGATTGGTCCCTTGAAGAGTGGGCTTCAATCCTTCAACACCGTCACAGACTTACTCCTCAGCGTGAATGCAGACGTCGTCTATCCTGGATGCCAGACCTTTGATGAGATCAGGAGAGAGATTGAAAGCATGAAGCAGAAGTTAGAAAGATCAGAGCAGGTGGCCAAACAGGAGCTTCTAAAGCTGGATGGGGACACTGAGCGTCTCACTGCAGAGCAGAGTTGGTTAGCCAAGGAGAAAcagaagagagagggggagttaCAGAAATATAGAATAGAGCTGAAGTCACATCAGGAGTCTTTAGAGACGAATCAGGAAAAACTGAGAGAAGCGAGATGTCGTGTAAAGAAGGCAGAAGAGGCCTATGACGACATGAGTCGGAGGAGAGATGAGGCCCAGACAAAGAGGGATGTTGGGATTGGTCTCATGGCGATCCCAATCTTTGGATGGATTGCTG GGTCAGTCTTGATTGGAGTTGGCCAGGTAGACATGGATCAGGCCTCTGACTTGATGGAGTCTGCTAGGAGTGAAGTACGTGAATTTGAATCTCAGGAGGAAATGTTCTCTAGAAATGTATCTGAGTATGGCTCCAAAATTAGTCAAACTCAGGCCAACATTCAAACTACAGACGATAGGATTCGTCAGACAGAGGCCTCACTGCAGGACTTGTCCAAGAAGCGGGAGGTCGTTGCTGATATCCAGGCTAAAACTAGACAAGCTGTCCGTCAACTGGGGAGGCTGAGTGGGGTGGGGAGTGCGGCGGAGCTGCAGACCCGACGTCTGATCCTGCTAGAGCCAGTCATGAAGGTGATGGAAGAGATGACATCAGCACTGGGGCAGATCACCGGAGATCAGTTGCTGCATTCAGAGGGCATCCAGAGCCTGATGTTGGATATGAGAAAGAACAGGGAGAAATTATTCCAACTTGCTGACACCAGAGATACTCATTCAGATGATGACTATTACTAA